A window from Synechococcus sp. RSCCF101 encodes these proteins:
- a CDS encoding pseudouridine synthase, which translates to MEPQRLQKLIARAGLASRRQAEEWLRQGRVSVNGTTAGLGDRADPASDRITVDGRPLVEAAAPLTLMLHKPTAVISSCRDPGGRPTVMDLLPPAWRRGRGLHPVGRLDADSRGLLLLSNDGDLTLRLTHPRHGHRKTYRVWVEGHPDAACLKRWRDGVVLDGRRTLPLDLERLEQRRSATLLELRMGEGRNRQIRRTADLLGHPVLDLLRTGIGRLQLGDLPEGRCRPLRPGEWPLLFAGPEGRGEI; encoded by the coding sequence GTGGAACCGCAGCGCCTGCAGAAGCTGATCGCCCGAGCCGGTCTCGCCTCCAGGCGCCAGGCCGAGGAATGGCTGCGGCAGGGCCGGGTGAGCGTGAACGGGACCACCGCCGGCCTGGGGGATCGGGCGGACCCCGCCAGCGACCGGATCACGGTGGATGGTCGCCCGCTGGTGGAGGCGGCCGCTCCGCTGACCCTGATGCTGCACAAACCCACCGCCGTGATCAGCAGCTGCCGCGATCCGGGGGGCCGGCCCACGGTGATGGACCTGCTGCCGCCCGCCTGGCGCCGGGGGCGGGGGCTGCATCCGGTGGGGCGGCTCGACGCCGACAGCCGGGGGCTGCTGCTGCTCAGCAACGACGGCGATCTCACCCTGCGGCTGACCCACCCGCGCCATGGCCACCGCAAGACCTACCGCGTCTGGGTGGAAGGCCACCCCGATGCCGCCTGCCTGAAGCGCTGGCGCGATGGGGTGGTTCTCGACGGGCGCCGCACGCTGCCGTTGGACCTGGAGCGGCTGGAGCAGCGCCGCAGCGCCACCCTGCTGGAGCTGCGGATGGGCGAGGGACGCAACCGCCAGATCCGCCGCACGGCCGATCTGCTCGGCCATCCGGTGCTGGACCTGCTGCGCACGGGGATCGGCAGGCTGCAGCTGGGGGATCTGCCCGAAGGCCGCTGCCGCCCGCTCCGCCCGGGAGAATGGCCACTGCTGTTCGCCGGACCCGAGGGCCGCGGCGAGATCTGA
- a CDS encoding cell wall metabolism sensor histidine kinase WalK, which translates to MNGVTPLLLGLVLGAGLTALLPALRRRLKRRGHPELQRDQLLAWIDTSPQGWLILDPQQCIRYINPRAEKLLRLSGSLRVRGRPLAEVLPESLLLELVGTALRRQQPQRSEWALAEDPLEGMAVPGGQGWCVVLVQSRLSIEAQMQQQDRWVSDVAHELKTPLTALVLVGDQLEMAVRPQDARLVGRLQRELNRLRLLVEDLLELSRLENSLPLDSERYASVSLGALVEEAWSSVGPLAEARAVSLCLKDPDGVSLSGDRPRLHRALLNLLDNAIRYSPEGGSIDVTAASSGQWRRIAVRDRGPGLSDHDIAHMFERFYRGDPSRTRSGTSRARGGSGLGLAIVKQIAVTHGGRVQARNHPEGGAVLELLLPRGL; encoded by the coding sequence ATGAACGGCGTGACCCCACTGCTGCTGGGCCTGGTGCTGGGGGCCGGCCTCACGGCGCTGCTGCCGGCCCTGAGGCGACGCCTGAAGCGGCGGGGTCATCCGGAACTGCAACGCGACCAGCTGCTGGCCTGGATCGACACCTCACCCCAGGGCTGGTTGATCCTCGATCCACAGCAATGCATCCGCTACATCAATCCCAGGGCCGAGAAGCTGCTGCGACTCAGCGGCAGCCTGCGGGTGCGCGGCCGGCCGCTGGCGGAGGTGCTGCCGGAGTCCCTGCTGCTGGAGCTGGTGGGCACGGCTCTGCGCCGGCAGCAGCCGCAGCGGAGCGAATGGGCCCTGGCGGAGGATCCCCTGGAGGGGATGGCCGTGCCCGGAGGCCAGGGCTGGTGCGTGGTGCTGGTGCAGAGCCGGCTCTCGATCGAGGCGCAGATGCAGCAGCAGGACCGCTGGGTGAGCGACGTGGCGCATGAGCTCAAGACGCCCCTCACCGCCCTGGTGCTGGTGGGCGATCAGCTGGAGATGGCGGTGCGGCCGCAGGATGCCCGGCTGGTGGGACGCCTGCAGCGGGAGCTGAACCGGTTGCGCCTGCTGGTGGAGGACCTGCTGGAGCTCTCGCGCCTGGAGAACAGCCTGCCTCTGGACTCGGAGCGCTACGCCAGCGTCAGCCTCGGCGCTCTGGTGGAGGAGGCCTGGAGCAGCGTGGGACCGCTGGCGGAGGCGCGAGCGGTGAGCCTCTGCCTGAAGGACCCCGACGGCGTGAGCCTCTCCGGTGATCGCCCGCGCCTGCACCGGGCCCTGCTGAATCTGCTGGACAACGCCATCCGCTACTCACCCGAGGGCGGCAGCATCGATGTGACGGCAGCCAGCTCCGGCCAGTGGCGACGGATCGCCGTGCGCGATCGCGGCCCCGGCCTCAGCGACCACGACATCGCTCACATGTTCGAGCGCTTCTACCGGGGTGACCCCTCCCGCACCCGCAGCGGCACCAGCCGGGCGCGCGGCGGCAGCGGCCTGGGGCTGGCGATCGTGAAGCAGATCGCCGTGACCCACGGCGGACGGGTCCAGGCCCGCAACCACCCGGAGGGCGGTGCGGTGCTGGAACTACTGCTGCCCAGGGGGCTGTGA
- a CDS encoding response regulator transcription factor, whose translation MTLVAPSPVSTARLLVVEDDDSIRETICEALSLDGFEVSGCPDGITALRQLEGRQDSGAVDLVVLDLMLPGLGGLDLCRRLRRANNTTPILVVSARDSETDRVLGLEVGADDYLVKPFGLRELVARCRALLRRSQRQPDPGQPPPVLRHESLCLYVEECRVSRDGRDLKLSPKEYRILELFMRHPRRVWSRDQLLERVWGLDFIGDTKTVDVHMRWLREKVEDDPSNPRHIRTVRGFGYRFG comes from the coding sequence GTGACGCTGGTCGCCCCTTCGCCCGTCTCCACCGCCCGGCTGCTGGTGGTCGAGGACGACGACTCGATTCGCGAGACCATCTGCGAGGCCCTGAGCCTCGATGGGTTCGAGGTGAGCGGCTGCCCCGACGGCATCACCGCCCTGCGGCAGCTGGAGGGGCGTCAGGACTCAGGCGCGGTGGACCTGGTGGTGCTGGATCTGATGCTGCCCGGGCTGGGCGGGCTCGATCTCTGCCGTCGCCTGCGCCGGGCCAACAACACCACGCCGATCCTGGTGGTGAGCGCCCGCGACAGCGAAACCGACCGGGTGCTTGGCCTGGAGGTGGGGGCCGACGATTACCTGGTCAAGCCCTTCGGGCTGCGGGAGCTGGTGGCCCGCTGCCGGGCGCTGCTGCGGCGCTCCCAGCGGCAGCCGGACCCGGGCCAGCCGCCGCCGGTGCTGCGGCACGAGAGCCTCTGCCTCTACGTGGAGGAGTGCCGGGTGAGTCGGGACGGGCGGGATCTCAAGCTCTCCCCGAAGGAGTACCGGATCCTGGAGCTGTTCATGCGCCACCCCCGTCGGGTCTGGAGCCGCGACCAGCTGCTGGAGCGGGTCTGGGGCCTGGACTTCATCGGTGACACCAAGACGGTGGACGTGCACATGCGCTGGCTCAGGGAGAAGGTGGAGGACGATCCCTCCAACCCGCGCCACATCCGCACCGTGCGGGGCTTCGGCTACCGCTTCGGCTGA
- a CDS encoding RpoD/SigA family RNA polymerase sigma factor produces the protein MSSRVSLSATPAANERKSVRSVGSAARSAQPLDGDLVRSYLRDIGRVPLLTHEQEITLGRQVQELMALEEMEQELEMRSGEKPTRERLAREAGLSVPMLRRRLHAGRRAKERMVSANLRLVVSVAKKYTKRNMELLDLIQEGTIGLVRGVEKFDPTRGYKFSTYAYWWIRQGITRAIAEKSRTIRLPIHITETLNKLKRGQRELSQELGRTPTVTELAASVELPEEEVKELMCRARQPVSLEMKVGDGDDTELLELLSGDGELLSEQVDGECLKGDLRALLEQLPDLQGRVLKMRYGIDVEEPMSLTGIAKSLRMSRDRTRKLERQGLAHLRSLPIELDAYLAA, from the coding sequence ATGAGCAGCCGCGTCAGTCTTTCCGCCACCCCTGCAGCGAACGAACGGAAGAGCGTGCGGAGCGTGGGTTCCGCGGCCCGCAGCGCGCAGCCTCTGGATGGTGATCTGGTGCGGAGCTACCTGCGGGACATCGGCCGCGTGCCGCTGCTGACCCACGAGCAGGAGATCACGCTGGGCCGTCAGGTGCAGGAGCTGATGGCGCTGGAGGAGATGGAGCAGGAGCTGGAGATGCGCAGCGGCGAGAAGCCGACGCGGGAGCGCCTGGCCCGTGAGGCGGGACTGTCGGTGCCGATGCTGCGGCGGCGGCTGCATGCGGGCCGCCGCGCCAAGGAGCGGATGGTGTCGGCGAACCTGCGCCTGGTGGTGAGCGTGGCGAAGAAGTACACCAAGCGGAACATGGAGCTTCTGGACCTGATCCAGGAGGGAACGATCGGCCTGGTGCGTGGCGTGGAGAAGTTCGACCCGACGCGTGGCTACAAGTTCAGCACCTATGCGTACTGGTGGATCCGCCAGGGGATCACGCGGGCGATTGCGGAGAAGAGCCGCACGATCCGGCTGCCGATCCACATCACCGAGACGCTGAACAAGCTGAAGCGCGGCCAGCGTGAGCTGAGCCAGGAGCTGGGCCGGACGCCGACGGTGACGGAACTGGCGGCGTCGGTGGAGCTGCCGGAGGAGGAGGTGAAGGAGCTGATGTGCCGTGCGCGTCAGCCGGTGAGCCTGGAGATGAAGGTGGGCGACGGGGATGACACGGAGCTGCTGGAGCTGCTGAGCGGCGATGGGGAACTGCTGAGCGAGCAGGTGGATGGTGAGTGCCTGAAGGGGGACCTGCGTGCGCTGCTGGAGCAGCTGCCGGACCTGCAGGGCCGTGTGCTGAAGATGCGGTACGGGATCGACGTGGAGGAGCCGATGAGCCTCACCGGCATCGCCAAGAGCCTGCGCATGAGCCGCGACCGCACCCGCAAGCTCGAGCGTCAGGGCCTGGCCCATCTGCGCTCGCTGCCGATCGAGCTCGACGCCTACCTGGCGGCCTGA
- a CDS encoding AarF/ABC1/UbiB kinase family protein has protein sequence MLYDPKRDLRWLLRRPWRFVARLLTILGTLSSLALVLISQASSSDPEVHSRLGRRILNTLTGLGPCFIKVGQALSTRPDLVRRDWLDELTNLQDNLPAFPHAIALRTIEEELGAPVSALFREFPDHPVAAASLGQVYRAQLPNLQWVAVKVQRPQLLDQLRRDLVIIRLLGVISAPFLPLNLGFGLGDIIDEFGRSLFEEVDYRLEAANAERFAALFADDPTVTVPGVERSLSSRRVLTTTWINGTKLRDRQELEAQRLDPAALIRTGVVSGLQQLLEFGYFHADPHPGNLFALPGRTGAMGHVAYVDFGMMDSISEADRLTLTGAVVHLINRDWRALAQDFVTLGFLNPRTDLEPIMPALEDVLGGRLGDEVGSFNFKAITDRFSELMYEYPFRVPARFALIIRAVVSQEGLALRLDPSFRIIAVAYPYVARRLLAGDTAELREKLMEVLFDPSGRLRVERLENLLAVVSDDDAGPDLLPVAGAGLRLLLGPSGRGLRQRLLLSLIREDRHLHTEDLRALLRLLRQRFSPRQMAEDMLQRLNPLSAAA, from the coding sequence CTGCTCTACGACCCGAAGCGCGATCTGCGCTGGCTGCTGCGCCGGCCCTGGCGCTTCGTGGCCCGGTTGCTCACCATCCTGGGCACGCTGAGCTCCCTGGCTCTGGTGCTGATCAGCCAGGCCTCCAGCTCGGATCCGGAGGTCCACAGCCGGCTCGGCCGGCGCATCCTCAACACGCTCACCGGACTGGGGCCCTGCTTCATCAAGGTGGGCCAGGCCCTCTCCACCAGGCCCGATCTGGTGCGGCGCGACTGGCTCGATGAGCTGACCAATCTTCAGGACAACCTGCCCGCCTTCCCCCACGCCATCGCCCTGCGGACGATCGAGGAGGAGCTGGGAGCTCCGGTGTCGGCCCTGTTCCGCGAGTTCCCGGACCACCCCGTGGCGGCCGCGAGTCTGGGCCAGGTGTACCGGGCCCAGCTGCCCAACCTGCAGTGGGTGGCGGTGAAGGTGCAGCGGCCCCAGCTGCTTGACCAGCTCCGCCGCGACCTGGTGATCATCCGGTTGCTGGGGGTGATCTCGGCCCCGTTCCTGCCCCTGAATCTGGGCTTCGGGCTGGGCGACATCATCGACGAGTTCGGCCGCAGCCTGTTCGAGGAGGTCGACTATCGGCTCGAGGCGGCCAACGCCGAGCGCTTCGCCGCGCTCTTCGCCGACGACCCCACCGTGACGGTGCCGGGCGTGGAACGGTCCCTGTCGAGCCGGCGGGTGCTCACCACCACCTGGATCAACGGCACCAAGCTCCGGGATCGTCAGGAGTTGGAGGCCCAGCGGCTCGACCCCGCCGCCCTGATCCGCACCGGCGTGGTCTCCGGCCTGCAGCAGCTGCTGGAGTTCGGCTATTTCCATGCCGACCCCCACCCGGGCAATCTCTTTGCCCTGCCCGGACGCACCGGTGCCATGGGCCATGTGGCCTACGTGGACTTCGGGATGATGGATTCGATCAGCGAAGCGGACCGACTCACCCTGACCGGCGCAGTGGTGCACCTGATCAACCGCGACTGGCGCGCCCTGGCTCAGGATTTCGTGACCCTGGGCTTCCTCAACCCCCGCACGGACCTCGAGCCGATCATGCCGGCGCTGGAGGACGTGCTGGGCGGCCGCCTCGGCGATGAGGTGGGCTCGTTCAACTTCAAGGCCATCACCGACCGCTTCTCGGAGCTGATGTACGAGTACCCATTCCGGGTGCCGGCCCGCTTCGCGCTGATCATCCGGGCCGTGGTCAGCCAGGAGGGCCTGGCGCTGCGGCTCGATCCGAGCTTCCGGATCATCGCCGTGGCCTATCCGTATGTGGCGCGGCGACTGCTGGCGGGCGACACCGCCGAACTGAGGGAGAAGCTGATGGAGGTGCTCTTCGATCCCAGCGGCCGGCTGCGGGTCGAGCGTCTGGAGAACCTGCTCGCCGTGGTCTCCGACGATGACGCCGGCCCCGACCTGCTCCCGGTGGCCGGCGCCGGGCTGCGCCTCCTGCTCGGCCCCTCCGGCCGCGGCTTGCGCCAGCGACTGCTGCTGAGCCTGATCCGTGAGGACCGGCATCTACACACCGAGGACCTGCGGGCTCTGCTGCGGCTGCTGCGGCAGCGCTTCTCCCCGCGTCAGATGGCCGAAGACATGCTGCAGCGGCTCAACCCCCTCTCGGCCGCGGCCTGA
- a CDS encoding aminotransferase class I/II-fold pyridoxal phosphate-dependent enzyme, whose product MELPRLLQGPWPGSPLRSVHSGWGRLALHLPAHGLGRGLAPATRRLLQGPPGSWDWPELPAFGGPLIEEGAVAEVQCRLAAQMGAERCWLGVNGASGLLQAALLAMTRPGDRVLLPRNLHRSLLHACLLGGLRPVLMRLPFDRASGLWMPPTLRDLEPVLAAASPLAAAVLVHPTYQGLAADLRPLVAALQARGLPVLVDEAHGAHFAAAPRRLPESALACGADLVVHSLHKSAGGLGQTAVLWQQGPRVQPATVERSLLWLQTSSPSALLLASGAAAIERLQQPAGRAALQRSLERAERARAQLQQRGWPLLANADPLRLVLITARLGCSGLAADGWLMERGVVGELPEPGCLTFCLGLTPPRVLGRRLHRAWSAMAAAIGSSAPLPPFEPPPLPLVCEPELELGQAARAASEPVALEASAGRWAAAMICPYPPGIPLLCPGERIDPARRDWLLEQRRLWPGQIADTVQVVRP is encoded by the coding sequence ATGGAGTTGCCGCGTCTGCTGCAGGGCCCCTGGCCGGGATCGCCGCTCCGCAGCGTCCATTCGGGCTGGGGACGGCTGGCCCTGCATCTGCCGGCCCACGGGCTCGGCCGCGGCCTGGCCCCCGCCACCCGGCGTCTGCTGCAGGGGCCGCCCGGGTCCTGGGACTGGCCCGAGCTGCCGGCCTTCGGCGGTCCCCTGATCGAGGAGGGTGCCGTGGCGGAGGTCCAGTGCCGCCTCGCCGCGCAGATGGGCGCTGAACGGTGCTGGCTCGGGGTCAATGGAGCCAGCGGACTGCTCCAGGCCGCGCTGCTGGCGATGACCCGGCCCGGGGACCGGGTGCTGCTGCCGCGGAACCTGCATCGCAGCCTGCTGCACGCCTGCCTGCTGGGGGGGCTGCGGCCGGTGCTGATGCGCCTGCCCTTCGACCGGGCCAGCGGCCTCTGGATGCCGCCCACGCTCCGGGATCTGGAGCCGGTGCTGGCCGCCGCCAGCCCCCTCGCCGCCGCGGTGCTGGTGCACCCCACCTACCAGGGCCTGGCGGCGGATCTGCGACCTCTGGTCGCGGCGCTGCAGGCCCGCGGCCTGCCGGTGCTGGTGGATGAGGCCCATGGAGCGCATTTCGCCGCAGCTCCGCGGCGGCTGCCGGAGAGCGCTCTGGCCTGCGGCGCCGATCTGGTGGTGCATTCGCTCCACAAGTCGGCCGGGGGGCTGGGCCAGACCGCGGTGCTCTGGCAGCAGGGGCCACGGGTGCAGCCGGCCACCGTGGAGCGCTCGCTGCTGTGGCTGCAGACCTCCAGCCCCAGTGCCCTGCTCCTGGCCTCGGGCGCAGCGGCGATCGAGCGGTTGCAGCAGCCCGCCGGTCGTGCAGCCCTGCAGCGCTCGCTGGAGCGGGCGGAGCGTGCCCGCGCGCAGCTGCAGCAGCGGGGCTGGCCGCTGCTGGCCAACGCCGATCCCCTGAGGCTGGTGCTGATCACGGCCCGACTGGGCTGCAGCGGGCTGGCGGCCGACGGCTGGCTGATGGAGCGCGGTGTGGTGGGCGAGCTGCCCGAGCCGGGCTGTCTCACCTTCTGTCTGGGGTTGACCCCACCCCGTGTCCTGGGGCGCCGGCTGCACCGGGCCTGGAGCGCGATGGCCGCCGCCATCGGCAGCTCCGCTCCCCTGCCCCCCTTCGAGCCGCCGCCGCTGCCGCTGGTCTGCGAACCCGAGCTGGAGCTCGGCCAAGCTGCGCGGGCGGCATCGGAGCCCGTGGCGCTGGAGGCCAGTGCCGGTCGCTGGGCTGCCGCGATGATCTGCCCCTATCCCCCCGGCATCCCCCTGCTCTGCCCCGGGGAACGGATCGACCCGGCCCGCCGCGACTGGCTGCTGGAGCAGCGCCGGCTGTGGCCGGGCCAGATCGCTGATACGGTTCAGGTTGTCAGACCCTGA
- a CDS encoding DUF2993 domain-containing protein: MSADTGRSGPDGGGDGPWISLIARALRLWVRAQCDRSGALDLQLHGSALSLLRGRLDGVDLTARDVIFKGLHLGRVQLHGDAIQARIQRSGTSPLQLRDPFRIQGEVALPVAALTASLQQPSWQWLQEWLGQALLQRPGLEGLEADGDAMVLTGRGEAAGDGAAPRIRVRPSAEAGRLVLTEEGGPAVARFPADPGLTIRGARIENGQLLLQGEARVTP; encoded by the coding sequence ATGAGCGCAGACACCGGCCGGTCGGGCCCCGATGGCGGTGGCGACGGGCCCTGGATCAGCCTGATCGCCCGGGCGCTGCGTCTCTGGGTGCGGGCCCAGTGCGACCGGAGCGGAGCGCTCGACCTGCAGCTGCATGGCTCGGCCCTCTCCCTGCTGCGCGGCCGGCTGGACGGTGTGGACCTGACAGCCCGGGATGTGATCTTCAAGGGTCTCCACCTGGGCCGGGTTCAGCTGCACGGCGACGCCATCCAGGCGCGGATTCAGCGCAGTGGCACCTCGCCGCTGCAGCTGCGGGATCCCTTCCGCATCCAGGGGGAGGTGGCTCTGCCGGTGGCGGCGCTCACGGCCAGCCTGCAGCAGCCGTCCTGGCAGTGGCTGCAGGAGTGGCTGGGGCAGGCGCTGCTGCAGCGGCCGGGCCTGGAGGGCCTCGAGGCCGATGGGGACGCGATGGTGCTCACGGGGCGTGGGGAGGCTGCAGGCGATGGCGCCGCGCCCCGGATCCGGGTGCGGCCCTCCGCCGAGGCCGGCCGACTCGTGTTGACGGAGGAGGGCGGGCCGGCCGTGGCCCGTTTCCCTGCCGACCCGGGATTGACCATCCGCGGAGCCCGTATCGAGAACGGGCAGCTGCTGCTGCAGGGTGAAGCCCGGGTCACGCCGTGA
- a CDS encoding alpha/beta fold hydrolase — MTAAAPHPSPDPGVLAQRGPHLLDPQARDLAAAVQWWELPDWSDRWPVAVLGQGPPVLLLHGFDSSLLEFRRLAPLLSERHQLLIPDLHGFGFTPRRADAASNPALVLDHLVDLLAAIESRIGPAPLGLIGASMGGSVAVELARRCPERIERLLLLAPAGLTGRPMPLPPGLDRLGVWFLSRPGVRRGLCRQAFADPAAAVGPAEEEVASLHLQAPGWGASLARFARSGGFAGCGDPLPGQPLQVLWGLNDRILRPPQLRAARALLGSRIELVDRCGHLPHLDRPQLVAERWLTTGDPT; from the coding sequence ATGACCGCTGCAGCACCGCATCCATCCCCCGACCCAGGCGTGCTCGCCCAGCGGGGCCCGCACCTGCTCGATCCCCAGGCCCGCGATCTGGCGGCGGCCGTGCAGTGGTGGGAGCTGCCCGACTGGAGCGACCGCTGGCCTGTGGCGGTGCTTGGCCAGGGGCCACCAGTGCTGCTGCTGCATGGATTTGACAGCAGCCTGCTGGAATTCCGCCGCCTGGCGCCCCTGCTCAGCGAACGCCACCAGCTGCTGATTCCCGATCTGCACGGCTTCGGGTTCACGCCGCGCCGGGCCGACGCCGCCTCCAACCCGGCGTTGGTGCTCGATCACCTGGTGGACCTGCTCGCGGCGATCGAGAGCCGCATCGGACCGGCCCCTCTGGGCCTGATCGGCGCCTCCATGGGGGGCTCGGTGGCTGTGGAGCTGGCCCGGCGCTGTCCCGAGCGGATCGAGCGTCTGCTGCTGCTGGCACCGGCGGGTCTCACGGGCCGTCCCATGCCCCTGCCTCCCGGTCTCGACCGGCTCGGCGTCTGGTTTCTGTCCCGTCCGGGGGTGCGGCGGGGCCTGTGCCGCCAGGCCTTCGCCGACCCCGCCGCCGCCGTGGGACCGGCCGAGGAGGAGGTGGCCTCTCTCCATCTGCAGGCGCCGGGATGGGGGGCCTCCCTGGCGCGCTTCGCCCGCAGCGGTGGCTTCGCCGGCTGCGGCGACCCCCTCCCCGGGCAGCCGCTGCAGGTGCTCTGGGGCCTCAACGACCGCATCCTGCGGCCACCGCAGCTGCGCGCCGCACGGGCCCTGCTCGGCTCGAGAATCGAACTGGTGGACCGCTGCGGGCACCTTCCCCATCTCGACCGCCCCCAGCTGGTGGCCGAACGCTGGCTGACGACCGGCGACCCCACATGA